GGATTTTCATCCTTGCAAACACTGTCGCATTTGCACCTTGATGATGGCAAAACGTAAGAGCTGCTCAAGGTGGGACACATCGTTTATATCATTAGGACAGACATATCAGCAAGGTGTAGAGTCTATTAAATCATGAGAGACAGCCATcaaagtgcttgtgtgtttgagaTATAACGGCACTTTCATTCACATTCTTAGTGCGTGTATGTGTAAAcatgcatctctgtgtgtggctgtgtgggAGGGGAGGAGAGGCAATGAGATGAGTTAAGGAGATGaacagattgtgtgtgtgtgtgtgtgtgtgtgtgtgtgtgtgtgtgtgtgtgtgtgtgtgtgtgtgtgtgtgtgtgtgtgtgtgtgtgtatgtattagGGGGTGGGTGCATTAGTCCGTGTCAGACAGCAAAGAGTGCCGCATTTATCTAGGAATCTGAGCCAAAGCAACCTCACTAGCAGGAGCACGAGAAAGGGGACAACAAGTGAGATGAtctgagaagaaagaaagaacatgaAAGAaacccagagaagaaaacacaaaatggaCAAGGACATGACTATGAAGATCTAATTTTCCCTcttaaaaaaaggacaaagtCAGCAAAGTCTATTTGCCTGAAGAGGCACTGCTTGATGAGCTGAAGGAAAGTGAAGAGAAAGTTTGCAGGGAATCGTCAACACAAAGCAACTACTTGGAGGAACAACGTTGGACCAcggtttaaaacatttttccatGTTTCCTTTCAGTTCCTTTAAGTTTAGCATGCTTCCTCTCCTCTATGTGGGAGTGCTGCTATCCTTAGTTGCCTCTCCAGCCTGTATAAATCCTCCCTGCAAAGATAATCTAGTGGCCTCACCCATCCAGCCTGGGACTGGAGCTGCAGGTACCGGGGCTTGTGAGGGTCAAACTGGGACAACTGCCTGCGGGACAGGGGTTTCACTTGCAGCAATCTCGGACATCCCTCGGAAAGTGGAGCACAAACATGAAATACCCCAGTTTCAGTACAAGGTAACTGACATTTTATACAGTActtttcattgtgtgtgtgtttgtgttttttcacagTTCCCAGCTTAAAAATCCTAAAATCTCAGAGGGGCCAGAAACAACTCTTAAACAGTCAATTAACTCCAGCAGCCTGGGAGACCTTAAAGTTTACCTTTTTACTCATCGTGTTGTAGTGAGAGTGAGCGGCATACTACCAAACTCATGCCAGCAGGTTCTTTCTCATGGAACGCTAGACTTGGCACCACCTTCCAGCCAGGGAACAATAACCGTCAGCAATCAAAGAAGGGACAAAATTAggtttgctttaaaaatatcCTCATCATATGGCTGTGCTGAGCTCATGCAGGAACAGGTGTGTTAGGGACATGATTAACATGGGTGATGTAAGTGTAAGAGACACACTGTGACACAAAACTGAGCTGTCGGTTATGTGTGAGGATGTGTGGATGATATTTATGCACAtgcacagctttatttttagactttttatGCATGACTGAATAACACTAAGGAGTGCTGAATCATTTCTGACTTTCACAAAATGATTTAGATATATCTGTGTCACTGTCTAGCAGACTGGGGTTGTCAGAGAGCGCCTGGTTCAGCTGCAGCGCTGCATGCGCTCTGTCCAGGATACTGGGGGACCTTGGAGTCACGAGGGCCAGGAGAGCAATTCTCTTGGGGCCATCCTGGCTTTAATGGCAGCTGTGCTGACAGAGTGTGACCTCCACTGTCACAGCCAGGCGCTTGGGGCAATGGCTAAACGACTGGGTAAGTAGTACACCTTTATATCCCCAATCTctgcaacacacaaacatgcacacacataaatgcCAGTGCAGTCGCTCCCCCACACATAGTAAACAGAACCTCAATGAGACCTGCTAGGCATCAGTCATAGGTGAGTTCATAGGAATTTAACTGCACTAAGAAGCATGGCAAAAACTCtgtatacatgcacacacagatgcacagacACATACGGTATAGCTCACAAAGCGAAAAAGCCTTGAGAGCGCTATCATGCATCCTCTCTGTGAGGTATACAGGGGAGCATCTATTTTCAGCCCCTGACGACAGCGTGACTGGCCTCACTGATAACCTAATCTATCTCTTGGTTGGCAGAGAGCGCAGCGGtggggagagagggggagaaagaCTTGCTGCTTTTCCTCAAGAGCATCACTCAACATCCACCCACAGGTGAGGGCATTACAGGTAGCTACGTGAATTGTTGTTCATTTCTAAGCAGAAAATGCACTGTGTGTGCCCTAGTTGCCCCCCTGGAGAGGCTACATCCTCGGGACTGTGCAGAGATTTACACGCTGGGGATCAAAGAGAATGGAATCTACACCATCCAGCCTGACCTGAATGGGCCGGCACTAGAGGTATTTCAGATTCACCGCACTGAGACAGACATATCACCCGCACCCCAAGCCCACACCACCCTGGTCAGCTTCTTTTGGAGATGTGCATGCTATCTGTGGATCAGTAAAATCTGGGCCTTATAATATTAGAATCTCTGTATTGGTTTAGGCTAAATGTGACATGGAGACTGCGGGTGGCGGGTGGACAGTAATCCAGAATCGGCAAGATGGCTCAGTGGACTTCAACAGAACATGGCAGGAATACCGGGAGGGCTTTGGAAATCTGCAAGGAGAACACTGGCTGGGTAACGCAGCGTTGCATGCCCTTACCTCCAGTGGCCAACACCAACTCCGCATTGAGCTGGAGGACTGGCACCAGCAGAGGCGCCAAGCCACCTACAGCAACTTCAAAGTGGCCTCGGAGGCACAGAGGTGAAGCACTCTGCACACAGATATATTTTCTGCGCTAAGGGATTAAAGTTACCTGGGGATTAGACCAAAggtcagaaaaagagagacTTGAGTCTGGAAGTCAGCtacaacaaaaatgtatttattttatcttcagTCACAATCTTATTTGCTTTCATGTATTAACAACAGCCATGAAAACTTGTTTTCCCAATCACTTTTTTCTTAAGTATGAACTGCACGTTTACACGAACAGACAAGGTTCTGAATATTTCAGTCAAAATGTGATTAATGTCCtgagagatgtgtgttgtttttgtatggCTGCCAATCAGTTTTGATCAAACTACATCCTGAAGCAGATCACCAGagttaataaattaaaagttaataaagtttttaacATTACCTTTCAAACTTTAGCAAAGGCAATTAATGTCTTCGCCTAATGTCTTTATGTAATTCAAATGACCATCTTTAACTTACTTTAAACTGTagtttttgaagttttcacTTTTACCTATAATCAGTTATTTGCATTCTAGTTTTCCACATATACGATAGTCTACATAACACTATACAAGCTAGGAGACTTGTATATCCAGGACTCTTTCCATTATCACCCATTCACTGTCTTGGTGTGGCTGTGACTCAGGATGTAGAGCAGGTCAtttactaattggaaggttggtggtttgtgatagagatggaccgatccgatattacgtatcggtatcggtccgatactgacctaaattactggatcggatatcggagaaaaataaaaaatgtaatccgatccattaaatatcacgaaagcacctcacaaaacttgcaacacgccg
This DNA window, taken from Astatotilapia calliptera chromosome 5, fAstCal1.2, whole genome shotgun sequence, encodes the following:
- the LOC113021706 gene encoding fibroleukin isoform X2, which produces MFPFSSFKFSMLPLLYVGVLLSLVASPACINPPCKDNLVASPIQPGTGAAGTGACEGQTGTTACGTGVSLAAISDIPRKVEHKHEIPQFQYKTGVVRERLVQLQRCMRSVQDTGGPWSHEGQESNSLGAILALMAAVLTECDLHCHSQALGAMAKRLESAAVGREGEKDLLLFLKSITQHPPTVAPLERLHPRDCAEIYTLGIKENGIYTIQPDLNGPALEAKCDMETAGGGWTVIQNRQDGSVDFNRTWQEYREGFGNLQGEHWLGNAALHALTSSGQHQLRIELEDWHQQRRQATYSNFKVASEAQRYRLTAREYSGDAGNALSYSKRYNHDGRSFSTADRDYDRYVSGSCGQYYGTGWWFDACLAANLNGRYYRGRYSGVTNGIYWGTWYILTDGRTGERYSFKRVEMKTRPKNFMGTD
- the LOC113021706 gene encoding fibroleukin isoform X1; amino-acid sequence: MFPFSSFKFSMLPLLYVGVLLSLVASPACINPPCKDNLVASPIQPGTGAAGTGACEGQTGTTACGTGVSLAAISDIPRKVEHKHEIPQFQYKQTGVVRERLVQLQRCMRSVQDTGGPWSHEGQESNSLGAILALMAAVLTECDLHCHSQALGAMAKRLESAAVGREGEKDLLLFLKSITQHPPTVAPLERLHPRDCAEIYTLGIKENGIYTIQPDLNGPALEAKCDMETAGGGWTVIQNRQDGSVDFNRTWQEYREGFGNLQGEHWLGNAALHALTSSGQHQLRIELEDWHQQRRQATYSNFKVASEAQRYRLTAREYSGDAGNALSYSKRYNHDGRSFSTADRDYDRYVSGSCGQYYGTGWWFDACLAANLNGRYYRGRYSGVTNGIYWGTWYILTDGRTGERYSFKRVEMKTRPKNFMGTD